A genomic stretch from Malus domestica chromosome 15, GDT2T_hap1 includes:
- the LOC108169401 gene encoding uncharacterized protein, producing MVVEKSLQLLMAISMEVKLHQKEDGPRVLKVLEALKQASHELQTHPIPHSNSSSAINALLELETESDNILSRDPQLSALSQHLATLKTLVESLRQSSGHLSIRSFLTRCCSTHCLSKLARSIESEIQAWIDRECLHSLTRALEEDPIRDEDELIKLLTRFEDRVAQGFNHELQDLILKSKVVTSLESVLCESTWSSKRVKEHIAFAIAALIKFNKDVFVGQVLIGRPTISSLIKIASPNAIRVLCALVRLIKSPLVDEIEFNGEIPNIISFLNSEDLEMRVMAMVCVFEIGYFGRKEAIDAMLQEGLIEKLVELQRSEHGGDLMRESREKGFLESHPFSSCVARFAVQLEVGEGLRQRERRAFKQQILVRVREASISDAEAATIFAEVLWGASP from the exons ATGGTCGTTGA AAAATCACTACAGCTTCTGATGGCCATATCCATGGAGGTCAAGCTCCATCAGAAGGAAGACGGCCCGCGAGTTCTCAAGGTCCTAGAAGCTCTAAAACAAGCCTCCCACGAGCTACAGACCCACCCGATTCCCCACTCAAACTCATCCTCCGCCATTAACGCCCTCCTCGAGCTCGAGACCGAGTCCGACAACATCCTCTCCCGGGACCCACAACTATCCGCCCTCTCCCAGCACCTCGCCACCCTCAAAACCCTCGTCGAGTCCCTCCGCCAGTCCAGCGGCCACCTCAGCATCCGCTCCTTCCTTACTCGGTGCTGCTCGACTCACTGCCTCTCCAAACTCGCCCGGTCTATCGAGTCCGAAATTCAAGCTTGGATCGACCGCGAGTGCTTACATAGCTTGACGCGAGCTCTGGAAGAAGACCCAATTCGCGACGAGGACGAGTTGATCAAACTACTGACTCGGTTCGAGGACCGAGTTGCGCAGGGGTTCAACCATGAGTTGCAAGATTTGATCTTGAAGTCCAAAGTTGTCACCTCGCTCGAGTCTGTTCTGTGCGAGTCGACTTGGTCATCGAAGCGAGTCAAAGAACACATTGCTTTCGCCATTGCAGCTCTGATCAAGTTCAATAAAGATGTTTTCGTGGGTCAAGTTTTGATTGGTCGGCCGACGATCAGCTCTCTGATAAAAATCGCGTCTCCGAACGCGATCAGAGTACTCTGCGCGCTCGTCAGGCTGATCAAATCGCCGCTCGTCGACGAGATCGAGTTCAACGGAGAAATACCCAATATCATAAGCTTCCTGAATTCCGAAGATTTGGAAATGCGAGTGATGGCGATGGTCTGCGTGTTCGAAATCGGGTATTTCGGGCGGAAGGAGGCTATTGACGCGATGCTACAGGAGGGGTTGATTGAGAAGCTTGTGGAGTTGCAGAGGTCGGAGCACGGCGGTGATTTGATGAGGGAGAGCAGGGAGAAGGGGTTCTTGGAGAGCCACCCGTTTTCGAGCTGCGTGGCGAGGTTCGCAGTGCAGTTAGAGGTGGGGGAGGGGCTGAGGCAGCGGGAGAGGAGGGCGTTTAAGCAGCAGATATTGGTGAGAGTAAGGGAGGCGTCTATTTCCGACGCGGAGGCTGCCACCATTTTTGCGGAGGTTTTGTGGGGAGCTTCGCCTTAA
- the LOC103400062 gene encoding translocase of chloroplast 90, chloroplastic: MKSLKDWISSQLVSMPLVLPRPLSGSDNFFREESSNEEFDDQGAAHSNTLVTPRIHPAASTSFNSDQENQSGPSLQHAVVENLDHSHNRSGKKKMDPLVRIDDLQVKFLRLLLRLGLSQNNVLVAKVLYRIHLATLIRAEESDLKRVNLRSDRARTVAAEQEASGLPEMDFSLRILVLGKTGVGKSATINSIFDQTMTETNAFRPGTNRIREVVGTVNGIRVTIIDTPGFLPSCTGNFRRNKKIMLSVKKFIRKSPPDIVLFFERLDLMSTSYNDFSLLKQITEVFGPAVWFNTILVMTHSSLALPEGLDGNPVNYESYVRQSTDMVQHYIHQAVFDSRIENPVLLVENHLQCRKNIAGEKILPNGQVWKSQFLLLCICTKVLSDVNILMKFQDSIHLGPSNATHVPSLPHLLSSLLRHRSTISPSGGDVEVDESLVSYTQEEDEYDQLPPIRILTKSQFERLTKSQKKDYLDELDYRETLYLKKQLKEEYRRQMEVKLSKEKNMASGDNSDSQQASQEEAVLLPEMEVPPSFGSNCPAHRYRCLVTSDQWIMRPVLDSHGWDNDVGLDGVSLEAAMQVNRNVFTSVAGQMSKDKQDFSIQSECAAAYLDHSGTTYSVGLDVQSAGKDTIYTLHSNTKLRKLWHNVAESGFSLTSFGNKYYIGGKLEDTISVGKRLKLVMNVGQMMGPEQVAYGGSVEATLRGRDYPVRNDNVSLMMTILSFNKEMVLGGNLQSESRLGRDMRVSVNANMNNRRMGKISIKTSSTDHLQFSMVAAFTIFWALLRKKDVKSTVHE; encoded by the exons ATGAAGAGTCTTAAGGATTGGATTTCTTCTCAGTTAGTTTCCATGCCTTTGGTTTTGCCTCGGCCATTGTCGGGCAGTGACAATTTCTTTAGAGAGGAATCCTCCAATGAAGAGTTTGATGACCAAG GTGCTGCTCACTCGAACACTTTGGTAACACCACGCATCCATCCTGCCGCATCAACCTCATTTAATAGTGATCAGGAAAATCAGTCTGGTCCTTCCCTGCAGCATGCTGTAGTTGAAAATTTGGATCACTCTCATAATCGCTCTGGTAAGAAAAAGATGGATCCTTTGGTAAGAATTGACGATCTTCAAGTTAAGTTTTTGCGCCTCCTCTTACGGCTTGGTCTGTCGCAGAACAATGTTCTGGTGGCTAAGGTTCTTTATCGTATTCACCTGGCTACTTTGATACGAGCAGAAGAATCAGATTTGAAAAGAGTTAATCTCAGGAGTGATAGAGCTAGAACAGTGGCAGCAGAACAAGAGGCATCCGGCCTGCCTGAAATGGATTTCTCTCTCAGAATCCTTGTCCTAGGGAAAACAGGAGTTGGCAAGAGTGCTACAATAAACTCTATATTTGACCAAACGATGACTGAAACCAATGCATTTCGACCTGGCACAAATCGTATTCGAGAGGTTGTGGGAACTGTGAATGGGATTCGAGTAACTATCATCGATACCCCTGGTTTTTTGCCATCATGTACTGGTAATTTCCGCAGAAATAAGAAGATTATGCTCTCTGTGAAGAAATTTATTAGAAAAAGTCCACCTGACATTGTTTTGTTCTTCGAACGCCTCGACCTCATGAGTACTAGCTACAATGACTTCTCCCTCTTGAAGCAAATAACCGAAGTATTCGGTCCTGCAGTTTGGTTTAACACCATTCTTGTCATGACACATTCTTCCCTAGCACTTCCAGAAGGACTTGATGGGAATCCCGTCAATTATGAATCATATGTGAGGCAAAGCACAGATATGGTGCAGCACTATATACACCAGGCAGTGTTTGACTCCAGAATTGAAAACCCTGTGTTGTTAGTTGAGAATCATCTTCAGTGTAGGAAAAATATCGCCGGTGAAAAGATACTTCCAAACGGACAGGTTTGGAAATCCCAGTTTTTGTTATTATGCATTTGTACTAAAGTTCTGAGTGATGTCAATATCCTCATGAAATTTCAAGACAGCATTCATCTGGGGCCCTCAAATGCCACTCACGTGCCTTCTCTGCCGCATCTCCTCTCGTCTCTTCTACGTCATCGCTCTACCATTAGTCCAAGTGGAGGGGATGTTGAAGTTGATGAGAGCTTGGTTTCATATACGCAGGAGGAAGATGAGTATGATCAATTACCTCCAATCCGAATTCTAACAAAATCTCAGTTTGAGAGATTAACAAAATCACAGAAAAAAGACTATCTTGATGAATTGGATTATCGAGAGACTCTTTATCTAAAGAAACAGTTGAAAGAAGAGTATCGTAGGCAGATGGAGGTTAAGCTTTCCAAAGAGAAAAATATGGCAAGTGGTGATAATTCTGACAGTCAGCAGGCTTCCCAAGAAGAGGCTGTTTTATTACCAGAGATGGAGGTCCCTCCAAGTTTTGGCTCTAATTGCCCTGCACACAGGTATCGTTGCCTTGTTACAAGTGATCAGTGGATTATGAGACCTGTTCTTGATTCCCATGGATGGGATAATGATGTGGGCTTGGATGGGGTTAGCTTGGAAGCTGCTATGCAGGTGAACAGGAATGTGTTTACCTCTGTCGCAGGGCAGATGAGCAAGGACAAGCAGGATTTTAGCATTCAATCTGAGTGTGCTGCAGCTTACTTAGACCACAGTGGGACCACATATTCTGTAGGTCTTGATGTTCAGTCTGCTGGTAAAGATACCATCTATACGCTTCACAGCAACACGAAGCTGAGGAAGTTGTGGCACAATGTTGCTGAAAGTGGATTCTCATTGACGTCCTTTGGGAACAAGTATTACATTGGCGGAAAGCTTGAAGACACCATATCAGTTGGGAAGAGATTGAAACTTGTGATGAATGTTGGCCAAATGATGGGTCCTGAGCAAGTGGCGTATGGTGGCAGTGTTGAAGCTACGTTGAGGGGTAGAGACTACCCTGTGAGAAATGACAATGTGAGCCTGATGATGACTATCCTGTCTTTCAATAAAGAGATGGTGTTGGGTGGAAATTTACAGTCCGAGTCCCGGCTGGGGCGAGATATGAGAGTGTCGGTTAATGCTAATATGAATAACCGTAGGATGGGTAAGATAAGCATCAAAACAAGTAGCACTGATCATTTGCAGTTCAGTATGGTTGCGGCTTTCACAATTTTCTGGGCACTTTTACGGAAGAAGGATGTTAAAAGTACAGTTCATGAATAA